Sequence from the Puntigrus tetrazona isolate hp1 chromosome 11, ASM1883169v1, whole genome shotgun sequence genome:
ctttcaaaaaatcTTCAAACTTGTGGCTAACAATGTAGGCTATATTTACAATGGAACAGTTTAAAATGACCAGAGACTATTTGTACTAGTGTGTActccttttattatttacaaaatatagccTAATATATGCCAAATGCACgcggatgtatttatttacttttcatatatttatttattgtcgtACAGGGGGTATTCCAGAAACATAAATCAGAACCTCTGGGTTGATTTACCCCAAACAGGCATACCATGAGTATGTCGGttccaaaacacctgagaagagttagtttaaatcaacctccaactggttacccagagaaagacattttcaatggatcgcCGATTTCACAAATAACCATGGAAAATCAAAGCGAAAAAAAGAGTGCGGCGTGTTTTCGATGCACGCTTATGAGGAGTTTaagccaataatattaaataaaagcaatacagctgcatcagcTAAAGCAAGAGAGTTGGCTTGGCAAAAAATAACCGACAGAGTAAATGCGTAagtgtattaaattacaaatttgtacTTATACTTCCTTTTGAATATGTTATATCACTATGAAAGCATTTCCTTTTCCTGCCTTTcatttctttagtttaaaataataatgtatatttcttatttaataaggtGCAATCCTTCTGGAGCCACAAGAACTTCAAGTTTCaggtcaaaatgaaacacaaacacattctgcaaaaaggtaatatttgattacacgattactgaactattattataacaggatttagtctattcattctgtcatgtagcTAATAGAGAGAAGACTGAAGCCCGTCTAACTGGCGGGGAcccaccaccacctcctctCACCCCATCTGAGGAGCTGGCTCTGTCTCTTAATAAAGGGCGACCAGCGGTTTCTGGCATTCCAGGGGGCAGTGATGGTGAAAAACTGGTGAAAGGTAAGCTTacctctatgatttgttttcattttttgtcctAACAAATGACTATCTCTGTCACTTAAAGGCTTTTTGAACaagattcattttttatgtaggcttgttttatttatttatcgccTTAAGGTGAGAACTTGTCTGAATATTAATCTGTTGCATGTtaaaagttgtgtgtgtgtgtgtgtgtgtgtgtgtgtgtataaagcagtatgaaaaaaacatttgattgaattttacttttattgtttttcaggaaataaagaaataaactgcctggcagaccagtgcaaaaaaaaactaagaaaggcaattttgacagatcctgtctctcaaaagtcttcCGTCTCTGTTGGCCTGTAAAATCTGTAGGTGTTCCTCTGGGCCATCTTCCTCAATACAAGGAGGGTGGCTCTCCTCTTATAGtggcaatattgtgaagcacaacacaagccactataatgtcGCCGCCCCTCTCTGGACTAACCCGGAGCCTACACAGACACTGAAaccgagatttgaggatccctatagtcatctccacctcggcccgtgttcggctgtgagccaggttaaaccgtgtctgtggtccaggctcaggttcagggtaGGGTGTCGTTAAAGAGGGCAGACAAGGGTATCCTCTGTCCCCCAGCAAGTAACCATTGTACTGTCCTGTAACgattgaagtgtacaacacaaatatagtaaaaagggaaaaaaaaacagtataaagtaaaacatacccTGCTGAAATGTCTGGCATAATGATGACTCGTGGAGAATTCTGGCATCACGCACAAatcctggccattttgcctcGACATTGGTAATGATTTGGGTTGCCTCCCATATTACCTAgttagtggaaaaagtaatgactttaatgattttaagaagggaaaaaagtcgttacctgcacattgatactatgaatagatttcctattaacagtctccctcatttattgatggagctttaaCAGGAATATGAGTGCCATCAATGCACCCAATTACAGTTGAAAACCCTGAATcagaaagttatggaagtatgaagtgtgtgtgcataatgaatacatgtacagatataaataatatgactaaatattaaatatgcgtcatagattttactacaaaaGGACACTCTGTGGAATTcgtctttaataacaagcagaggtttatggccagggaactgtacaaacgtgggtaagaactgtttaagtgccagacatacTGTACGAACGGCTCTACACACAGTTGCCTTTCCCACATGCTCTGAATCgcccacactgtacaaaaaatggcCAGACGCAAAACCTAAGTGCTATGCACAGAATTTTGTGCGGTTTGTCACATTTGCGATATGCTGTTTTAAAAGACGTGTTAAATGAACTAACTAACTaatcttttgaaaaacgataacgctctttcaaatattcattagggTATGCAAACACATCAACACATGGTCTTATTACCCTCTCCCGACGAAAAAAATCTCGTATAATTTGTGCTTCTACGTCCACAGGATCCTCCTCAAAAGGGCACGCCCTGCTCACCAACCTTCTGAAACGAAGTTACACTGAAACAtatcttcagagagtcagttgctatggttacaCACATACTCAGAAAATTACCTCCGTTTTTGAACTGAAAGTTGAACTTAAAATTCCAATGtcatcttcatttttaataaaaaaaaaaaaaaaaaaaaaaagatttaacgCACATTGTGGCAAGGCAGATTACAACTGAAAAGCtgaactgtttaaaagctgaaggATAAATTGgactttttaaagactttttaagaCCAAGTAAAGTTTTGTAAGCCTTAAATATAGCCTACCGGCAGAATCCTATCGTAAAAACATACTCTGCCCTCATTGGCTGAGGTGCCCCTCTCAGCAAACCCACCCCCCTATCAGCCCAGACCTGAAGTAGTTATTTCATTCTATatattctatttgaatatattaaattaatggattactgtgattttaaattacTCCAGTCACACGATCCCTAAGAATATTATGATATtcttatttgctgctcaaaaacatttattggtaGTATTATGTTGACACAGTTGAGTAAAATTGCTgtcaggtttctttgatgaatagaaagttctaaagaacagcatttgtctgaaaaatattcttttgtaacattgtaaattcTCAATTTATCATAAAGTCTTcatcagttttaatttaatctttggatatttatattcatcaaacaaccctgaaaaatgtgtttcttgaacagtaaatcagaatattataatgatttcggAAGGacaatgtgaataaaataaatgtaaaaatattaaaatagaaatcagtaaattaaaataataataataatgaataatactgTTTTGCTGTAATTTGGTTTAAACAAATGCAAGCTTGGTGAGCAGAGGAGgattctgaagaaaaaacaaaacaaaaaaaaacactaaacgtaaaaaaacaatattcaaaaacatttgactgatagtataataatttgtattaacaTGCACCCACCCCCTTATCAACCCTGTTTTAGTTTGAGTCAGTGCCCCTCAAAATGTCTGCCCGGCTCTGATACTCTGTATATTGTAATAACATGCCCCAAATAGCCATAAATTACAATTAGAGGACGAACCAACCCCTCGAcctcagtcattttatttttttttatatagcgcttttaacaacacaggttgtatcataGAAACACATGAAATCATAGAAATACAGGTTGTATCATTTTAGACCATAGAAATGAACATATAGGCTAAACATAGCCTAActgcttaaaaagaaaacagatcaaACAGAGATCTAAATGCCTCTAAAAAGACTAAATTAATCCACAACAACAAGACAGACACACCTttcaatacaaaaatgaaattaaagtgcTTGAGTCTACAAGGCCTAACAGAAAATAGGTTTCAGTCATTTAAGTAcaatttggggggaaaaaaaagtcagtaaaAAGGGAAGtccaacaaaatataaaaatgaaacatcttagaaatacaaaactgaaattaaGATGTTTGGGCCCACATGGCCTGACAGCAAATATGAATCAATAATCAAACTCAAAAACCGTCAGTAACGGTCAGACATAGCTAGCCTATTCCATTATACCCCCTTGACTGAAATATCTGTCAAAGCGCATAAGAATAAGGTGCTGAAAGCGTTTTGGGGTGAGTACCATACTCCCAAGGTGTCAGAACGAACAAGGATTCAATTGCAGGttgaacttaattttatttttagtctttgCACAAAAAACTTGACTGGGGCAGAGGAACAGAAGACTTAACAAAAGGAaggaaaaataacagttttagtCAAAAACGAGCCTCCAGTCACTCCACTAGGCAGGGAGCATTTGGCAAAAAAGGAAATCTTGTCAAAGAGTCTCTACATCAGTCCTGCTGCTTGATTCCAGCATAAGATCCAAAGGGTCAGGTGAAGACAAGCTGCCAAACACAGCACCGGAGTAACCAGGACTGGAACATGTGAACAGaggtctgaaaaaaaaaaaaaaaaaaaaaaaggggcagAGCGAGCAaagagtaaaactaaaaataccagCTAAACTTGGAGCCTACATAGACTAGGCATGACATGAcaggactggactggactggactggactggactgggtACAAATGCAGCATCCTCACACCACAAcagtcagacacaagactgcaaacgaAGGGAACTTAAGTAGAGGAGCAAttaaggagctaatgagccacaggtgagaaggcagctaaaGTGATTAATCAGATGACAATGGGGCGGGGAAACACGagcacatggcagactgtttgacagacaaaaacaaaaacaaactgatcagactgaagtcatgacacaAGGCTGAAAAGTCTTTCAACCGGTGCACTGGATGGTGTTGGTGCATTATAGCATagtgaaattgttttaattcttgGAAACTGATGCAGGCTTTCCattaccagaaaaaaaagagatgtcaTCTCTGCCATGTGCATCAGCCATGCCATTGGGCTGTACATTGAATGAAAAGAAGTCATCCTCACAGGAAGTGACTGCAGCAGGTTGAGGAGCATCAATCATAGGGGTTGCTCACAGGAAGTGAGGACCTCTTGTACTGTTAGGGAGCGACACTCAGTGGTGAGGAGATACCTGAGGTGATCTCTTCTGGTTTCCTCTTTTACCCAGCGCAGTTTCAACTTGGGCAGCAAGGCGGCGGCCAGTAGAGCTTCCTTGGAGTCAATTGTTGTGGCAAAGCGAGTTTTAATTGCTCCCACAATTACTTCCGGCAACCCAGTGGTCATTTGTGAAAGGCCATTTTGCATCGCTAAGGTTTTGGCTATTAGAACTTCAAGTGTTGGTTGAAGTGCcccatagaaaaaaataaaataaaaaaagttgtttcctCACCTTGTAGGATGTCCAATGCAATGCTGAAAGGCTTCATAACGGTACAGTATTCCGTCAGAAACTGGAATTCCCTGAAGCTGTGCGCATAGATTGTTAATATCAGTTAGTGGCATTTCTACGTACGACCCAAAGATAAGCATCATAAAATGAGTTCCACCGGGTTACTGAAGGCACAATCAGCTTCCTTTCACTGATCTTATCTAGGAACTCAGATGCAACTGTGGACCGGCTAGCTTTGGTCCACAGTGCTGAACACTTAGCTGTAGAACTGCGGTAAACACCTCTGGATTCTGGGTTTGATGCCAACCATTTGCCAATCTCAATGTTGGTTAAGTGTGTGAGCTGCACATCTGGAATGTGCAGGAAGCACACAGCCCTTGCTGGGTATCCTCATCATATCCTCCAGTGAGAACGCTGTAGAGATCGGTGAAGGCCACTTCCCCATCATCCTCCTCTACCTCCTCTTCTTCAACTTGTTGGTATTCCTTAAATGCTTCAATGAAGTTGCTGCCATTGTCTGTCACACATGCTGTCCCTATTTCAGTAGTTAATCCATACTGGGAAAAAATATCCTCAAGTTTATATGCAATTGCATCATATGCGTGTCTACCTCTGAACCTACGACAAGCGATAGCAGCCTTCTTCCGTTGCAGCGTCTCCGAATCAATCCAATGGACCGTCACCCCCAAAAAGCTCTTGTCGTATTCAGTCCAAATGTCTGCAGTTGTTGACACAAACTACTGTTCGTCAACTGATTTCTTTAGCTCTGTTTCCACGCCAGAATAGCTCCTAACCAGTTCCTTGGCGAGTGTTGTTCTGCATGGCAGTACATGCtgaaaaaataagataaatacacaaatattaaaattccaGTTCATGATCATGCTATGCTAAAAATCACACATACGCATATTTATTGCCCGTTCCGACTTATGTATttgaaattcaaaataatatttattttaatttaatctttgcaTTTTTGCCAATCAACCTATTTATTAGACGGCTGATTTATTGTATTAGgctatacaaaaataaatacaagattaaatgcattcaaatacaatattacaaaataatagtattttttatttttctatggaTGTACTCAAAATACTGCCCATTAATGCAGCCTAATAAGAAGGTTAATtggtaaaaagtattttagcttgaatatatgaaaatactgagattaaacgcatttaaatacaaaatacatttaatgtttttcaaaggtatttaaatacaaaacggTCCCATTCCTGAACTAGATTATACAGAATTCTACCTGGTCATCATGCAAACGTTAGCTTACCTCACGGGGATCTTGCTAATACAAAAGTTGCATTTGACAATAACGTTCTTGTCCTCATCTCGGACAAAATCGAAATATTGCGCGCACGTACCGTCTCGCGCCGTTTTCATCCATTTGCCGCGTTTCCAATGCGCGCCAGGGCTTACCGCGAACTTCCTGCCAATAGCCTCGGACCTCGAGCTCAGAGGCTGAATCATTAAGCGTTACGAGTATAAAAGTTCCCCAGCAAGTCTATTCACTAACAGGAAATAGAACTTTTTGATTTGTTCATGTCTTGCGGGcgaaatgttttcttgtaaCGCAAGCCTTACTGAACGTGTACATGCAAAATATTGCTTAAAACGTAGTAGTAATTCATTACACTACTGCGTTAcaggaaaaaaagtaatacgttactgtaatatataactTTTGCAATTAGCTCCGATACGGCATAATATGAGCACTTTCGTTACGCAGAACAAAGTAGGTGTTACTAtctgcatttactgaataatgcGCAATTGAGTTACTGTAGATATTATAATAATCGTTGGCCATTTTTACTCTTTTGCTCTTTAAAAGTATATCCTTGTAGTGTTATAGTTTcctttttacataaaaagcattttaaaaggcTTAACTGAATCGACACAGGTCTGCTTGACGCTCAGTACTGGAGTATTAGCATTACCGGGCGTGTGCTGAAGCAGTCTGGAATCAGCTTCACATTATCGACCTAGGTATGATTTATAAATTGATTTGGCATTGAGAAATATCATGCTGACGAGAGATCCGACCTATATACGTTATCAACTAATAACTAACGTGGTTGTTTCTCGGCGTGATTAATACACGTGCCCGAATAAAGCAACAGAACTTTGACGTTTTTACAGTGGTTCCCGGAGGTGCGAGCAAAACGATCAACAGGTGGGcttttgaattacttttattaaactgtaGCTTTATGAAACAAGAATACAAGACAGTTCCGCTGTCACGCTCATCACTTATCAAGCAGAGCCAACATGTGCTCAGTATTTCCTGAGACACGATTCGGTCAGTATCCTGTGTATTTGCACGAGCGCAGACGCAGaggattaatatatttttacaagtgggttattttgattctgGACTCTCCTGGGCTGCCTATATACACGAGCTgtttaaacttttgaaacaaaacgaAAAGAATTCTATTTCGAATCCAACGATCCGTGGCGCGTGACTTCTTTCTGGTTGTGACGTCACTGCACCGATGGCTTTTAGAACTTCTCGGCCTGATCAGAGAAACCGGTTTGATTTCGTGTCGGTTGGCTTTTGATCAACGTTAGATTCCAGATCAGCGCCTGATTGTGAATCTGCATTAGCGTTCAGCCTGCAGCCGTATCTATTTCAGATCATACAGTTGTACTTTTCAGCCCTTTTAACCTGAAAATGAACTGTAACGAATTCCGCAAGCTCAGGCTCCAAACCTGTGCGAGAGCTCAACAGCACACCACTAAGATGAGCAACATCACCACAATCTCCAGCCGAATGCAGACTGTGAAGCTTCCCCCCATCCACGGAGCTTCCCCTGCCGGAGGTGAGCTGTTAAAACAACCTCAAACCCGTTTTCTAAGTTTGATTGCAGTGTGAAGTAGACACAAGTTCCTTCATGAGTgctaacatgaaataaatgcgATGTTATGCAGGACTGCGCCCACATCCGCCGCCTAAGAAGAAAGAGGAACGGATCCAGCCTCAGTGCTGAAGAAAAGTTTCAGTACTTTGGTCTCCGATGCAGGGAGGACAAAACAGGGGAAGAAGTCAGGCAGTTCCTTAGAGAGGGACGACAGAAACGCCCCGCATCAGGAGCCCCGAAGCAAAACCATCCTTCCACAACTCAGTGTGCAGAAGACCAAGTGTCAAAGCATCTCGGAGTACAACGAGGATATTAGAAAAGCTGCTCGCTTGAACGTAAGctaatttagcatgttttgaTTCATCCATATCAACTTAATGTGTACTTTATTTGTGTTCGCTGTCAGTGTATTcacattcttatattttatagccTATATACATACGCACATATATCATGGAacacaaaaacctttcttttgagagtgattaatcttttaaattgtacacgTAGTGAAATATCCACTGCTCTTGTGTGGATGTGGATTGTGTGTCTGTACTCtcctaatttcttttttctgttctattctcagttttttacagaagaaaacaaaaggatTCTGCGTACTAGAGCTCAACAATATTCTGCAGAGGAAAGAGAAATGTCCCAAATGGAGATTGAAGCAAAACAAGACCAGGCCAATTTCTTGGTCTCCTACAAAGACGCAAATCCCTTGGAGCTCCAGAAAAAGTATTTAGTTGTCACTTTTAAATCTAGAAACCACACTTTTGTGGTCCTTGTAAATAAAGCAGTTTCAATTGCCAGGTGCTTATACTCACACGGTCATGTTTCAGGGCTCAGGAATTACTAGAGAAGAGgctcaaattagaaaaaaaggaaaagctcTTCAAAGGTAAGCGCCGTCATGTTAGTATGCACAATTATTCCTGCACGTCCCGAAAGCGAAGATGCTGCTTcacatactattatttataaccATCTCCGTTACAGAAAAATCTGTCGAGTTGAAGACATAAAAGAAATTGAAGAGATGCAGTGGAAAGAAGACGACGAGCGCAAAACGGAAGAGGACAGGACTAGACATCTGGACTCTGAACGGTTATACTTTAAGAATAAGAGATTGATGTccaaaaaagaggaaaagaaaaagttgtTCCAGGACAACAGGGACGAAAAGAAAAAGTAGTAAGTTTGATTTCTTAATAGTCTCCAATCTGAGGAAACCCAAGACCCTCTGAGTTTTgcctttgtatgtttgtttttgtccagtGAAAGGAATAGAGTCCACATGGAGGAGGAGATACAGAGGCTTACTCTCTGCATTCAAGAAAAGCACAAGGAATATAATCAAGTGAAAGCAAATCTGGAGATGGCAAATAAAAAACGGGTCTCCAGAAGAATCCGAGTAAGCGTCCTCGCAAGCGTCCGAATGTAGTAAGAGACTGCGTAGATCTCTGTCAGCGTTCGAGCTCatccttttctgtctgtctcaccAGAAACGGGCAGAGAACAAAAAGTTGTGTGAGGAGC
This genomic interval carries:
- the LOC122353763 gene encoding reticulocyte-binding protein 2 homolog a-like, with product MNCNEFRKLRLQTCARAQQHTTKMSNITTISSRMQTVKLPPIHGASPAGGRTKQGKKSGSSLERDDRNAPHQEPRSKTILPQLSVQKTKCQSISEYNEDIRKAARLNGSGITREEAQIRKKGKALQRKICRVEDIKEIEEMQWKEDDERKTEEDRTRHLDSERLYFKNKRLMSKKEEKKKLFQDNRDEKKKYERNRVHMEEEIQRLTLCIQEKHKEYNQVKANLEMANKKRVSRRIRKRAENKKLCEELGKVTESYGLPDFWDVYPLITMLHLEECISVFLDSTEHIPPEDLCKLQKQICKQNKDREQKEERLRREALFEERRQKRLERSLSQPLRVPGKKLMPRTQPSNNIRKKLKPVETKKMNEDLYAYFLE